Proteins co-encoded in one Quercus robur chromosome 8, dhQueRobu3.1, whole genome shotgun sequence genomic window:
- the LOC126696431 gene encoding uncharacterized protein LOC126696431, whose protein sequence is MRVGETLRSYASWYWELYNEIGGGNEKIVASTFRMGLPEDSELWESLTKRPPEDIRQLIRCIEEYKCLEDDRLQNKGKAPLLGRSRQGVIPARPKKDFRMQEPEAQIEGVNVAFKEPVHKILDQIKNESFFRDKGHTTEQCRVLKDHLGQLVKAGYLKEFVVDSADRDADQGVQQKRNPLPPPLGVIEVIHAAPRGTAAVKGVLTVACTKGESPEKRMKIGRLTISFSEEDLKGTIQPHDDALVVTARISGFLVKRVMIDQGSRADVMYLDLFEGLGLKSQDLAKYDTPLVSFDGRVMVPEGQISLSVDMEGKEVIVTFIVVRSFSLYTAILGRPWIHAMKAVPSTLHVKVKFPIEYGVAVVRGNQRVARQCLVAAVRWKSEQLGQAGETEKETL, encoded by the exons ATGAGGGTCGgtgaaacccttcggagttacgCCAGCTggtactgggaactctacaacgagattggtggaggaAATGAGAAGATAGTggcaagcaccttcaggatggggctccccgaagattctgaatTATGGGAGTCGTTGACGAAAAGACCTCCCGAGGATATAAGGCAACTTATAAGGTGCATTGAGGAGTATAAATGCCTGGAAGATGATCGGCTACAAAATAAGGGGAAAGCCCCGTTACTAGGGAGATCTCGACAGGGTGTTATCCCGGCAAGACCAAAAAAAGATTTCAGGATGCAAGAACCAGAGGCGCAAATTGAGGGAGTTAATGTGGCGTTCAAAGAACCTGTGCACAAAATTCTAGATCAGATTAAGAATGAATCATTCTTTag GGACAaagggcacaccaccgagcagtgtcggGTActaaaagatcatctcgggcaatTAGTAAAAGCAGGGtatttgaaagagtttgtagtgGACTCCGCAGACCGGGATGCTGACCAGGGTGTTCAGCAAAAAAGGAATCCCCTCCCGCCACCGTTGGGAGTGATCGAAGTCATCCACGCTGCCCCAAGAGGTACAGCAGCAGTTAAAGGGGTACTGACAGTGGCTTGCACGAAAGGAGAATCACCCGAGAAGAGGATGAAAATTGGTCGGCTAACCATCTCTTTCAGCGAAGAAGACTTGAAAGGGACGATCCAACCTCATGATGATGCGTTGGTAGTAACAGCTCGGATAAGCGGGTTCTTGGTAAAAAGAGTGATGATAGACCAAGGAAGCAGAGCCGACGTGATGTACTTGGATCTGTTCGAAGGGCTCGGATTGAAGAGTCAGGACTTAGCGAAGTATGACACGCCactggtctcgtttgacggaaGGGTCATGGTTCCTGAAGGGCAAATTTCTCTCTCGgtggacatggaaggcaaggaaGTAATAGTgaccttcatagtagtccgGTCATTCTCACTGTACACTGCAATCCTGGGAAGGCCGTGGATCCACGCAATGAAGGCCGTTCCGTCCACCTTGCACGTGAAAGTGAAATTTCCCATCGAGTATGGAGTCGCCGTGGTGCGAGGGAACCAACGAGTGGCTAGGCAGTGTCTGGTCGCCGCAGTCAGATGGAAGAGCGAACAGCTTGGACAAGCGGGGGAGACCGAAAAAGAAACTTTATAG
- the LOC126696433 gene encoding uncharacterized protein LOC126696433 produces MGNHVVLFIFDNMSEEERIIENQPWNFDKHLVVMEKFEESSKLNELTFDKAWFWVQVHDIPVHFMSKQVAENICDIVGEVHRLPESTEDDGGKFIRVRVRLDINLSLCRGRVITVENGKKSWVRFQYERLPNICYWCASLNHNDRDCEVWIQSRGTLTSKQKQFGPHLRAEPFQSRGKNVFFVSRILDKEVPKTMKTKVSEVNNGVPMEVGVHGSDTVEMETGRADSEEAETHNEVMTSYGKQSMMVDLGKETEKLNSHNSTISKIPPLNNSGLALNESNIN; encoded by the coding sequence ATGGGAAATCATGTGGTGCTTTTTATCTTTGATAATATGTCTGAAGAGGAAAGGATCATTGAAAATCAACCTTGGAATTTCGACAAGCATTTGGTGGTCATGGAAAAATTTGAGGAGTCCTCGAAACTCAATGAGTTAACTTTTGATAAAGCGTGGTTTTGGGTGCAAGTTCATGATATCCCAGTCCATTTTATGTCAAAACAAGTGGCAGAGAACATTTGTGATATTGTTGGAGAGGTGCATAGGTTGCCGGAATCAACTGAGGATGATGGAGGAAAATTCATACGGGTTCGTGTTAGACTGGATATTAATCTTTCGCTATGCCGAGGGAGAGTTATTACGGTGGAAAACGGTAAGAAGTCTTGGGTGCGGTTTCAATATGAGCGACTTCCAAATATATGTTATTGGTGTGCGAGTCTGAATCACAATGATAGGGACTGTGAAGTGTGGATTCAAAGCAGGGGAACATTGACATCAAAGCAAAAACAATTTGGCCCCCATCTTAGAGCCGAACCTTTCCAGTCAAGAGGGAAGaatgtattttttgtttcaagAATCCTTGACAAAGAGGTCCCCAAGACGATGAAAACAAAGGTGTCAGAGGTTAACAATGGTGTCCCAATGGAGGTGGGAGTTCATGGGAGTGACACGGTGGAGATGGAGACAGGTAGGGCTGATAGTGAAGAGGCTGAAACTCATAATGAGGTAATGACTTCATATGGAAAGCAATCAATGATGGTAGACCTTGGGAAGGAAACGGAAAAATTAAATTCCCACAATAGCACAATCTCGAAAATCCCTCCTCTTAATAATTCGGGATTGGCTTTGAATGAGAGTAATATCAATTAG